The sequence GTCCTGTTTCGTCAATTAAATTTGAATTGCCCACCAAACCGCTTATAGTCATTTTTGAAGCAGCTTCGATTTCGCTGCGCATTTTCAGGCAGCCTTTCACTGTATTGGTAAAGGGCCGCAGGGGATTTACCACCTGAAGCATTTGAAAATTGCTTCCATTAAATGCGTGGGCGAGGGCTGCCAGCACAGTGGCCCCCGCATCATCTCCGCCGGCATCAATAAGAGTCAGCTCAACCGGATTTTTAATCAACCCGGCAATAACGGGGCTCAGTATAGGAAGATCCGCCTGAAGGTATTCTTCCGCAGGCAACGCCATACCAATTCCCAGCTTGGAAAGCTGGCTTCGTGCTTCACGGGTCCTGAAATAGGGGTTTACCAGGTCAAGGTCTGCAATCTTAACATCCATCCCTGCCCTTTTTTGGTGAACTGCCAGATTGATGGAAACTTCTGTCTTTCCGCTTCCATAGTTTCCGACAATCACTACAATTCCTTGAAGATCAATTTCCACAAATCTGTCCCGCTTAAAATAAAAATGGCAAAATATCACACCTTAACCAATGGATCAATAAGCATAAACAAAACCATTTATTTTCTCTAAAATCTTTTGTCAAGCTTTTCACTCAAATTTCTCAGCTGAACTTTAAACTGCACCATATTTTTTAAAAAAAATGCCATTTTCCACGTAGGTCACCCGAAATCAAAATTTCGCCACTCCAAACGACATGGTCGGTTACACGATAATAGTTAAAAATGAGGGTGTTCTCCTTGATCTCTATCAAGGTCAGAGTGTTCACGATCAAACTCACTGCCATTGTTCATGATGGCCTCCCGATAAGTCCTCATAGTATACGGTGAATAAAGGTAATTTAAAAATACAATCAAACACACAGATCTAAATCGAACCTAACCAGCTTGAATTTTTTTTTAGTATCTTCCGCTATATTGGCTCCAATTCGAGCCATAAACAGGTTTTCCGGTCGCATCATGACGTTAGCCTCATTGGTGCGGAAGGTCTTAAATCCCTGTTGAGAAAATATACCGACCAGCATGTCCCGATAGTCCATAGCAGACATCCCTGCCAAGTCCCACGTCCATGAGTATCCCACCATGTAAAAAATTCTCTCGTCTTTTAAGGGGTGATCCACGAGTAATTGGATGATTTTTTTAGATATGCCGAGGGATCGCCATGGTCTGCCGATCTCAATGACCGAAACCTCCATCATGATCCAATCCCCCAATCGTTTCCAGCGTTCCCCGGAAGGAGGGTATTCTAAAATGCCAAACCCGACAATTATCCCATCCGGGGTAAAAGCCAAAGTCACATTTGTATCCGGCTGTGAGGCTGCCTGTATCAGGGTTTGTTTCTTGGAAACAATGGACCGGTATCCGGCATACTTGGTATAGGCCTCTATAAACGATAGTGATTCAATGTCACCCGGACTGTTGAAGGAGCTTATGATAACCTTTCCCCGTTGGGTAGGCCATTCAATCTGTTTTTGTTTTTTATTGCCATACATTCCGTTTATGGGAACTTCCTCCATTCTTGGTGAAAATGCTTTCGCATAATCTGCCAACCATGGACGATCCTGTCATTCCAGGGCATCGAAGCAAAATAAAATATAATCGTTAAATTAAGAAATGTATAGGGAAAAATAAACCTTGTCCCTTTTTCCTGAAGTGCGGATCGATAAAGAAATAACTTGGAAAAGATAAAAAAAGGAAGGGTTATCTTAGGAGTTCAGCCAGTCTTCGGCCTCTTCTATGGTGTTAAAAT is a genomic window of Thermodesulfobacteriota bacterium containing:
- a CDS encoding cobalamin biosynthesis protein CbiA, which encodes MEIDLQGIVVIVGNYGSGKTEVSINLAVHQKRAGMDVKIADLDLVNPYFRTREARSQLSKLGIGMALPAEEYLQADLPILSPVIAGLIKNPVELTLIDAGGDDAGATVLAALAHAFNGSNFQMLQVVNPLRPFTNTVKGCLKMRSEIEAASKMTISGLVGNSNLIDETGPEDIYTGYEFVKLLSRESGLALKFITVPSELMTEIDVNRFSCPVLQIERQLVPPWKKAAELS